A window from Macaca thibetana thibetana isolate TM-01 chromosome 7, ASM2454274v1, whole genome shotgun sequence encodes these proteins:
- the ZNF219 gene encoding zinc finger protein 219 isoform X4 produces the protein MLGQKERQSQLLPCSTAPVAFISSFSSSSLHSPEPKNVKGVHGDLSPQGSRPRAPSGHLAPSPPAFDGELDLQRYSNGPAVSTGSPGMGAVSWSESRAGERRFPCPVCGKRFRFNSILALHLRAHPGAQAFQCPHCGHRAAQRALLRSHLRTHQPERPRSPAARLLLELEERALLREARLGRARSSGGMQATAATEGLARPQAPSSSAFRCPYCKGKFRTSAERERHLHILHRPWKCGLCSFGSSQEEELLHHSLTAHGAPERPLAATTAAPQPQPQPQPQPQPQPQPPPQPETRSVPEPEPEPEREATPTPAPVAPEEPPAPPEFRCQVCGQSFTQSWFLKGHMRKHKASFDHACPVCGRCFKEPWFLKNHMKVHASKLGPLRAPGPGSGPARAPQPPDLGLLAYEPLGPALLLAPAPTPAERREPPSLLGYLSLRAGESRPNGEGAEPGPGRSFGGFRPLSSALPARARRHRAEEPEEEEEVVEAEEETWARGRSLGPLASLHPRPGEGPGHSAPSAGAPARSTTTQEENGLLVGGTRPEGGRGATGKDCPFCGKSFRSAHHLKVHLRVHTGERPYKCPHCDYAGTQSGSLKYHLQRHHREQRSGAGPGPPPEPPPPSQRGSAPQSGAKPSPQPATWVEGASSPRPPSSGAGPGSRRKPASPGRTLRNGRGGEAEPLDLSLRAGPGGEAGPGGALHRCLFCPFATGAPELMALHLQVHHSRRARGRRPPQADASSPYAQVPSGETPPSPSQEGEEGSGLSRPGEAGLGGQER, from the exons CTCCACAGCACCTGTTGCCTTCATTAGcagcttttcctcctcttccctgcaCTCCCCAGAACCAAAGAATGTGAAGGGGGTCCATGGAG ATCTTTCTCCACAGGGCTCACGTCCCCGCGCCCCGAGCGGCCACTTAGCGCCGTCGCCGCCGGCTTTCGACGGCGAGCTGGATTTGCAGCGATACTCCAACGGGCCAGCCGTGAGCACAGGGTCGCCCGGGATGGGAGCGGTGAGCTGGTCTGAGAGTCGTGCAGGCGAACGGCGCTTCCCCTGCCCTGTATGCGGGAAGCGCTTCCGCTTCAACTCTATCCTGGCTTTGCACCTGCGGGCGCACCCAGGCGCCCAGGCCTTCCAGTGCCCACACTGCGGCCACCGCGCGGCGCAGCGGGCTCTGCTGCGCTCGCACCTGCGCACACACCAGCCCGAGCGCCCACGTAGTCCTGCTGCACGCCTGTTGCTGGAGTTGGAAGAGCGCGCGCTACTACGCGAGGCTCGACTGGGGAGAGCCCGAAGCTCAGGGGGCATGCAGGCCACCGCTGCCACTGAGGGCTTGGCGCGGCCCCAGGCTCCTTCATCGTCCGCCTTCCGTTGCCCCTACTGCAAAGGCAAGTTTCGCACCTCGGCGGAGCGCGAACGccacctgcacatcctgcacaggcCCTGGAAGTGCGGCCTGTGCAGTTTCGGCTCCagccaggaggaggagctgctgCACCACAGCCTGACGGCCCACGGGGCTCCCGAGCGCCCCCTGGCGGCCACCACCGCTgcgcctcagcctcagcctcagcctcagcctcagcctcagcctcagcctcagcctccacccCAGCCCGAAACTAGATCAGTCCCGGAGCCGGAGCCCGAGCCCGAACGTGAGGCAACCCCGACCCCAGCTCCTGTCGCTCCCGAGGAGCCCCCAGCACCTCCAGAGTTCCGCTGCCAAGTGTGCGGCCAGAGCTTTACACAGTCTTGGTTTCTCAAGGGCCACATGCGTAAGCACAAGGCCTCCTTCGATCATGCGTGTCCGGTGTGCGGCCGCTGCttcaaggagccctggttccttaAGAACCACATGAAGGTGCACGCCAGCAAGCTGGGCCCACTGCGTGCCCCGGGGCCTGGCTCCGGGCCTGCCCGGGCCCCGCAGCCTCCTGACCTCGGCCTGCTGGCCTATGAGCCGTTGGGCCCAGCGCTCCTCTTGGCCCCGGCGCCCACCCCGGCCGAGCGCCGTGAGCCCCCGAGCCTCTTGGGCTACCTGAGCCTGCGGGCTGGCGAGAGCCGGCCCAACGGCGAGGGTGCTGAGCCCGGGCCCGGCCGCAGCTTCGGAGGCTTCCGCCCGCTGTCCTCTGCTCTCCCGGCCCGGGCTCGCCGGCACCGTGCGGAGGAGccggaggaagaagaggaggtggtggaggctgaggaggagaccTGGGCCCGGGGCAGGTCGCTGGGCCCTCTGGCTTCCCTGCATCCGCGCCCGGGTGAGGGACCGGGGCACTCTGCCCCTTCTGCTGGGGCCCCGGCAAGATCGACCACCACGCAGG AAGAGAATGGGCTGTTGGTTGGAGGGACCCGGCCTGAAGGGGGCCGGGGCGCCACCGGCAAGGATTGTCCCTTCTGCGGAAAATCTTTCCGCTCAGCACATCACCTCAAAGTGCATCTGCGAGTGCACACAG GCGAGCGGCCCTACAAGTGTCCGCACTGTGACTACGCGGGCACCCAGTCCGGCTCGCTCAAGTATCACCTACAGCGCCACCACCGGGAGCAGAGGAGCGGGGCCGGCCCCGGGCCACCCCCGGAACCACCGCCTCCTTCCCAGCGGGGTTCAGCCCCGCAATCTGGAGCCAAGCCGTCTCCACAGCCTGCGACCTGGGTGGAGGGTGCCTCAAGCCCCCGGCCTCCTTCTAGCGGTGCTGGGCCGGGGTCCCGTCGGAAGCCCGCCAGCCCTGGGAGGACCCTGCGCAACGGGCGAGGTGGTGAGGCCGAACCCCTGGACCTGTCCTTGCGGGCAGGGCCGGGAGGCGAGGCCGGGCCGGGGGGTGCCCTCCACCGCTGCCTCTTCTGCCCTTTCGCCACTGGAGCCCCAGAGCTCATGGCCTTGCACCTTCAAGTGCACCACAGCCGCCGGGCTAGGGGCCGCCGGCCACCCCAGGCTGACGCGTCCTCGCCCTATGCCCAAGTACCATCAGGAGAGACCCCTCCCAGTCCTTcgcaggaaggggaggagggctCCGGGCTGTCCAGACCCGGAGAGGCAGGGCTAGGGGGGCAAGAACGGTAG
- the ZNF219 gene encoding zinc finger protein 219 isoform X6, with amino-acid sequence MEGSRPRAPSGHLAPSPPAFDGELDLQRYSNGPAVSTGSPGMGAVSWSESRAGERRFPCPVCGKRFRFNSILALHLRAHPGAQAFQCPHCGHRAAQRALLRSHLRTHQPERPRSPAARLLLELEERALLREARLGRARSSGGMQATAATEGLARPQAPSSSAFRCPYCKGKFRTSAERERHLHILHRPWKCGLCSFGSSQEEELLHHSLTAHGAPERPLAATTAAPQPQPQPQPQPQPQPQPPPQPETRSVPEPEPEPEREATPTPAPVAPEEPPAPPEFRCQVCGQSFTQSWFLKGHMRKHKASFDHACPVCGRCFKEPWFLKNHMKVHASKLGPLRAPGPGSGPARAPQPPDLGLLAYEPLGPALLLAPAPTPAERREPPSLLGYLSLRAGESRPNGEGAEPGPGRSFGGFRPLSSALPARARRHRAEEPEEEEEVVEAEEETWARGRSLGPLASLHPRPGEGPGHSAPSAGAPARSTTTQEENGLLVGGTRPEGGRGATGKDCPFCGKSFRSAHHLKVHLRVHTGERPYKCPHCDYAGTQSGSLKYHLQRHHREQRSGAGPGPPPEPPPPSQRGSAPQSGAKPSPQPATWVEGASSPRPPSSGAGPGSRRKPASPGRTLRNGRGGEAEPLDLSLRAGPGGEAGPGGALHRCLFCPFATGAPELMALHLQVHHSRRARGRRPPQADASSPYAQVPSGETPPSPSQEGEEGSGLSRPGEAGLGGQER; translated from the exons ATGGAG GGCTCACGTCCCCGCGCCCCGAGCGGCCACTTAGCGCCGTCGCCGCCGGCTTTCGACGGCGAGCTGGATTTGCAGCGATACTCCAACGGGCCAGCCGTGAGCACAGGGTCGCCCGGGATGGGAGCGGTGAGCTGGTCTGAGAGTCGTGCAGGCGAACGGCGCTTCCCCTGCCCTGTATGCGGGAAGCGCTTCCGCTTCAACTCTATCCTGGCTTTGCACCTGCGGGCGCACCCAGGCGCCCAGGCCTTCCAGTGCCCACACTGCGGCCACCGCGCGGCGCAGCGGGCTCTGCTGCGCTCGCACCTGCGCACACACCAGCCCGAGCGCCCACGTAGTCCTGCTGCACGCCTGTTGCTGGAGTTGGAAGAGCGCGCGCTACTACGCGAGGCTCGACTGGGGAGAGCCCGAAGCTCAGGGGGCATGCAGGCCACCGCTGCCACTGAGGGCTTGGCGCGGCCCCAGGCTCCTTCATCGTCCGCCTTCCGTTGCCCCTACTGCAAAGGCAAGTTTCGCACCTCGGCGGAGCGCGAACGccacctgcacatcctgcacaggcCCTGGAAGTGCGGCCTGTGCAGTTTCGGCTCCagccaggaggaggagctgctgCACCACAGCCTGACGGCCCACGGGGCTCCCGAGCGCCCCCTGGCGGCCACCACCGCTgcgcctcagcctcagcctcagcctcagcctcagcctcagcctcagcctcagcctccacccCAGCCCGAAACTAGATCAGTCCCGGAGCCGGAGCCCGAGCCCGAACGTGAGGCAACCCCGACCCCAGCTCCTGTCGCTCCCGAGGAGCCCCCAGCACCTCCAGAGTTCCGCTGCCAAGTGTGCGGCCAGAGCTTTACACAGTCTTGGTTTCTCAAGGGCCACATGCGTAAGCACAAGGCCTCCTTCGATCATGCGTGTCCGGTGTGCGGCCGCTGCttcaaggagccctggttccttaAGAACCACATGAAGGTGCACGCCAGCAAGCTGGGCCCACTGCGTGCCCCGGGGCCTGGCTCCGGGCCTGCCCGGGCCCCGCAGCCTCCTGACCTCGGCCTGCTGGCCTATGAGCCGTTGGGCCCAGCGCTCCTCTTGGCCCCGGCGCCCACCCCGGCCGAGCGCCGTGAGCCCCCGAGCCTCTTGGGCTACCTGAGCCTGCGGGCTGGCGAGAGCCGGCCCAACGGCGAGGGTGCTGAGCCCGGGCCCGGCCGCAGCTTCGGAGGCTTCCGCCCGCTGTCCTCTGCTCTCCCGGCCCGGGCTCGCCGGCACCGTGCGGAGGAGccggaggaagaagaggaggtggtggaggctgaggaggagaccTGGGCCCGGGGCAGGTCGCTGGGCCCTCTGGCTTCCCTGCATCCGCGCCCGGGTGAGGGACCGGGGCACTCTGCCCCTTCTGCTGGGGCCCCGGCAAGATCGACCACCACGCAGG AAGAGAATGGGCTGTTGGTTGGAGGGACCCGGCCTGAAGGGGGCCGGGGCGCCACCGGCAAGGATTGTCCCTTCTGCGGAAAATCTTTCCGCTCAGCACATCACCTCAAAGTGCATCTGCGAGTGCACACAG GCGAGCGGCCCTACAAGTGTCCGCACTGTGACTACGCGGGCACCCAGTCCGGCTCGCTCAAGTATCACCTACAGCGCCACCACCGGGAGCAGAGGAGCGGGGCCGGCCCCGGGCCACCCCCGGAACCACCGCCTCCTTCCCAGCGGGGTTCAGCCCCGCAATCTGGAGCCAAGCCGTCTCCACAGCCTGCGACCTGGGTGGAGGGTGCCTCAAGCCCCCGGCCTCCTTCTAGCGGTGCTGGGCCGGGGTCCCGTCGGAAGCCCGCCAGCCCTGGGAGGACCCTGCGCAACGGGCGAGGTGGTGAGGCCGAACCCCTGGACCTGTCCTTGCGGGCAGGGCCGGGAGGCGAGGCCGGGCCGGGGGGTGCCCTCCACCGCTGCCTCTTCTGCCCTTTCGCCACTGGAGCCCCAGAGCTCATGGCCTTGCACCTTCAAGTGCACCACAGCCGCCGGGCTAGGGGCCGCCGGCCACCCCAGGCTGACGCGTCCTCGCCCTATGCCCAAGTACCATCAGGAGAGACCCCTCCCAGTCCTTcgcaggaaggggaggagggctCCGGGCTGTCCAGACCCGGAGAGGCAGGGCTAGGGGGGCAAGAACGGTAG
- the ZNF219 gene encoding zinc finger protein 219 isoform X7, producing the protein MGAVSWSESRAGERRFPCPVCGKRFRFNSILALHLRAHPGAQAFQCPHCGHRAAQRALLRSHLRTHQPERPRSPAARLLLELEERALLREARLGRARSSGGMQATAATEGLARPQAPSSSAFRCPYCKGKFRTSAERERHLHILHRPWKCGLCSFGSSQEEELLHHSLTAHGAPERPLAATTAAPQPQPQPQPQPQPQPQPPPQPETRSVPEPEPEPEREATPTPAPVAPEEPPAPPEFRCQVCGQSFTQSWFLKGHMRKHKASFDHACPVCGRCFKEPWFLKNHMKVHASKLGPLRAPGPGSGPARAPQPPDLGLLAYEPLGPALLLAPAPTPAERREPPSLLGYLSLRAGESRPNGEGAEPGPGRSFGGFRPLSSALPARARRHRAEEPEEEEEVVEAEEETWARGRSLGPLASLHPRPGEGPGHSAPSAGAPARSTTTQEENGLLVGGTRPEGGRGATGKDCPFCGKSFRSAHHLKVHLRVHTGERPYKCPHCDYAGTQSGSLKYHLQRHHREQRSGAGPGPPPEPPPPSQRGSAPQSGAKPSPQPATWVEGASSPRPPSSGAGPGSRRKPASPGRTLRNGRGGEAEPLDLSLRAGPGGEAGPGGALHRCLFCPFATGAPELMALHLQVHHSRRARGRRPPQADASSPYAQVPSGETPPSPSQEGEEGSGLSRPGEAGLGGQER; encoded by the exons ATGGGAGCGGTGAGCTGGTCTGAGAGTCGTGCAGGCGAACGGCGCTTCCCCTGCCCTGTATGCGGGAAGCGCTTCCGCTTCAACTCTATCCTGGCTTTGCACCTGCGGGCGCACCCAGGCGCCCAGGCCTTCCAGTGCCCACACTGCGGCCACCGCGCGGCGCAGCGGGCTCTGCTGCGCTCGCACCTGCGCACACACCAGCCCGAGCGCCCACGTAGTCCTGCTGCACGCCTGTTGCTGGAGTTGGAAGAGCGCGCGCTACTACGCGAGGCTCGACTGGGGAGAGCCCGAAGCTCAGGGGGCATGCAGGCCACCGCTGCCACTGAGGGCTTGGCGCGGCCCCAGGCTCCTTCATCGTCCGCCTTCCGTTGCCCCTACTGCAAAGGCAAGTTTCGCACCTCGGCGGAGCGCGAACGccacctgcacatcctgcacaggcCCTGGAAGTGCGGCCTGTGCAGTTTCGGCTCCagccaggaggaggagctgctgCACCACAGCCTGACGGCCCACGGGGCTCCCGAGCGCCCCCTGGCGGCCACCACCGCTgcgcctcagcctcagcctcagcctcagcctcagcctcagcctcagcctcagcctccacccCAGCCCGAAACTAGATCAGTCCCGGAGCCGGAGCCCGAGCCCGAACGTGAGGCAACCCCGACCCCAGCTCCTGTCGCTCCCGAGGAGCCCCCAGCACCTCCAGAGTTCCGCTGCCAAGTGTGCGGCCAGAGCTTTACACAGTCTTGGTTTCTCAAGGGCCACATGCGTAAGCACAAGGCCTCCTTCGATCATGCGTGTCCGGTGTGCGGCCGCTGCttcaaggagccctggttccttaAGAACCACATGAAGGTGCACGCCAGCAAGCTGGGCCCACTGCGTGCCCCGGGGCCTGGCTCCGGGCCTGCCCGGGCCCCGCAGCCTCCTGACCTCGGCCTGCTGGCCTATGAGCCGTTGGGCCCAGCGCTCCTCTTGGCCCCGGCGCCCACCCCGGCCGAGCGCCGTGAGCCCCCGAGCCTCTTGGGCTACCTGAGCCTGCGGGCTGGCGAGAGCCGGCCCAACGGCGAGGGTGCTGAGCCCGGGCCCGGCCGCAGCTTCGGAGGCTTCCGCCCGCTGTCCTCTGCTCTCCCGGCCCGGGCTCGCCGGCACCGTGCGGAGGAGccggaggaagaagaggaggtggtggaggctgaggaggagaccTGGGCCCGGGGCAGGTCGCTGGGCCCTCTGGCTTCCCTGCATCCGCGCCCGGGTGAGGGACCGGGGCACTCTGCCCCTTCTGCTGGGGCCCCGGCAAGATCGACCACCACGCAGG AAGAGAATGGGCTGTTGGTTGGAGGGACCCGGCCTGAAGGGGGCCGGGGCGCCACCGGCAAGGATTGTCCCTTCTGCGGAAAATCTTTCCGCTCAGCACATCACCTCAAAGTGCATCTGCGAGTGCACACAG GCGAGCGGCCCTACAAGTGTCCGCACTGTGACTACGCGGGCACCCAGTCCGGCTCGCTCAAGTATCACCTACAGCGCCACCACCGGGAGCAGAGGAGCGGGGCCGGCCCCGGGCCACCCCCGGAACCACCGCCTCCTTCCCAGCGGGGTTCAGCCCCGCAATCTGGAGCCAAGCCGTCTCCACAGCCTGCGACCTGGGTGGAGGGTGCCTCAAGCCCCCGGCCTCCTTCTAGCGGTGCTGGGCCGGGGTCCCGTCGGAAGCCCGCCAGCCCTGGGAGGACCCTGCGCAACGGGCGAGGTGGTGAGGCCGAACCCCTGGACCTGTCCTTGCGGGCAGGGCCGGGAGGCGAGGCCGGGCCGGGGGGTGCCCTCCACCGCTGCCTCTTCTGCCCTTTCGCCACTGGAGCCCCAGAGCTCATGGCCTTGCACCTTCAAGTGCACCACAGCCGCCGGGCTAGGGGCCGCCGGCCACCCCAGGCTGACGCGTCCTCGCCCTATGCCCAAGTACCATCAGGAGAGACCCCTCCCAGTCCTTcgcaggaaggggaggagggctCCGGGCTGTCCAGACCCGGAGAGGCAGGGCTAGGGGGGCAAGAACGGTAG